In one Bradyrhizobium sp. 4 genomic region, the following are encoded:
- the rsfS gene encoding ribosome silencing factor → MKAQPDADKTLSLILSRLDDMKAEETVTIDLRGKSAYSDYMIVTTGRANRHVGAIAENVAKGLKENGIKNIHVEGLPNCDWVLIDSGDVIVHVFRPEVREFYSLERLYTQGPGAAKAI, encoded by the coding sequence TTGAAGGCGCAACCCGACGCCGACAAGACGCTGAGCCTGATCCTCTCCCGCCTCGACGACATGAAGGCGGAAGAGACGGTCACCATCGACCTTCGCGGCAAATCGGCCTACTCCGACTACATGATCGTCACCACCGGCCGGGCCAACCGGCACGTCGGCGCGATCGCGGAGAACGTCGCCAAAGGCCTCAAGGAAAACGGCATCAAGAACATCCACGTCGAGGGCTTGCCCAATTGCGACTGGGTGCTGATCGATTCCGGCGATGTGATCGTGCATGTGTTCAGACCCGAGGTCCGCGAGTTCTACAGTCTCGAGAGATTGTACACGCAGGGCCCAGGGGCGGCGAAGGCGATCTGA